A window of Fluoribacter dumoffii NY 23 contains these coding sequences:
- a CDS encoding alpha/beta fold hydrolase — MKNLTLKIPGFSIACKVWGNPDKPAILALHGWLDNANSFAPLASYLKNDFYFVAVDLPGHGHSSHLPEGCHYHFFDGIFIVIEVLNALKIDKVHLLGHSMGACLASLVGGVVPERFHSLVLIEGLGPFSHPAETACEQLREYAHYLTRENKKPKGYDHINSAALARAFKGYVSLDIAKILCERGLIEQKGKFYWRHDSRLLVRSPLRMTEEQILSCLQEITAKTFLLLSSRGFAFDTEQINNRIKAVKNLVLKKLDGGHHIHMEEPEVISKLLAEFMRTD, encoded by the coding sequence ATGAAAAACCTAACGCTTAAAATTCCAGGCTTTTCTATAGCTTGCAAAGTATGGGGAAATCCTGATAAACCCGCTATTCTTGCTCTTCATGGTTGGCTGGATAATGCAAATAGCTTTGCTCCCCTTGCCTCCTATTTAAAAAATGATTTTTATTTTGTAGCCGTGGATTTGCCGGGACATGGTCATTCCTCCCATCTACCTGAAGGGTGTCATTATCATTTTTTTGATGGAATATTCATTGTTATTGAAGTTCTCAATGCCCTAAAAATAGATAAAGTACATCTATTAGGCCATTCCATGGGGGCTTGTCTTGCAAGTTTAGTAGGCGGTGTTGTTCCAGAACGATTTCATTCCCTAGTTTTGATTGAAGGATTAGGCCCATTTTCCCATCCGGCAGAAACTGCATGTGAACAATTAAGGGAATATGCGCATTATCTTACTCGGGAAAACAAAAAGCCTAAAGGTTATGACCATATAAACAGCGCTGCCCTCGCCCGTGCTTTTAAAGGATACGTTTCTTTGGATATTGCAAAAATACTTTGTGAACGCGGTTTGATAGAACAAAAAGGGAAATTTTACTGGCGACATGATTCGCGTTTACTGGTTCGTTCACCTTTGCGCATGACCGAAGAGCAAATACTCTCTTGTTTGCAGGAAATCACAGCAAAGACATTTTTACTTTTATCCAGCAGAGGCTTTGCTTTTGATACCGAACAAATTAACAACCGCATTAAAGCAGTAAAAAATCTTGTCCTTAAAAAGCTTGATGGTGGACACCATATACATATGGAAGAGCCAGAAGTTATAAGTAAACTTCTGGCTGAATTTATGCGTACCGATTAG
- the proA gene encoding zinc metalloprotease ProA: protein MHHNYYLSPLAVALALGIASSARAAEPMPLQKASLNQVKQKFALTIQGISAAKDSLQFVSEHTDVNKVTHVRMQQQYVGFPVYGGYAIMHSMHTVKSLGKAQENVSMNGVVYQGLQTELGQPDASFVKNADTALELFKAKYAGKEVSEGKVIPMVYIDSQHKAHWAYKVSALVTHKDKIPERPTAIIDAKTNQAFVQWNDIKTQSRDVVKGSGFGGNNKIGFIQYGSDLPYLDITRDSHLSSCFMENSAVKVIDMDHKYSSRSRAMKFNCSANDAGIYLTGYKGDGYDKENGAASPTNDALYAGHVIHYMYQDWYNTNALSNADGSPMKLVMRVHYGEGYENAYWDGQQMTFGDGDTMMYPLVSLGVAAHEISHGFTEQHSNLEYYGQSGGMNEAFSDMAAQAAEYYSVNKSTWQIGGEIMKEDSGYDALRYMDLPSRDGESIDTADEYYGGLDVHYSSGVYNHLFYIMANQPSWNTRLAFDVMVKANMDYWTPYSNFDEGGEGLVSAINDLVAADPNHVRYPATAVCDVKKSLNEVKIVTNMDGCTSN, encoded by the coding sequence ATGCATCATAATTACTATTTGTCTCCATTAGCTGTCGCTCTGGCTTTAGGAATAGCATCCTCTGCGAGAGCTGCAGAACCTATGCCTTTACAGAAGGCATCTCTTAACCAAGTAAAGCAAAAGTTTGCTTTAACGATTCAAGGTATTTCAGCTGCTAAAGACAGTTTACAATTCGTTAGTGAACATACTGACGTTAATAAAGTAACTCACGTCCGTATGCAACAACAATACGTAGGATTTCCTGTCTATGGCGGGTATGCAATCATGCACAGCATGCATACTGTAAAATCATTAGGAAAGGCACAGGAAAATGTTTCCATGAATGGGGTTGTTTATCAAGGATTGCAGACTGAATTAGGTCAACCCGATGCTTCTTTTGTAAAAAATGCTGATACAGCCTTAGAGCTATTTAAAGCCAAGTATGCAGGTAAAGAGGTAAGTGAAGGCAAAGTTATTCCTATGGTTTACATCGATTCCCAGCATAAAGCGCATTGGGCTTATAAAGTGAGTGCCTTGGTTACTCACAAAGATAAAATTCCAGAGCGTCCAACTGCGATTATTGATGCCAAAACAAACCAGGCTTTTGTACAGTGGAATGATATAAAAACTCAAAGTCGCGATGTTGTTAAAGGATCTGGTTTTGGTGGAAATAACAAAATAGGTTTTATTCAATACGGTAGTGACTTGCCCTATCTTGATATAACTCGTGATTCTCATCTTTCCTCCTGCTTTATGGAAAATTCTGCTGTTAAAGTCATTGATATGGACCATAAATACAGTTCCCGTAGTAGAGCCATGAAGTTTAATTGCTCAGCAAATGACGCAGGTATTTATCTTACCGGCTATAAAGGAGATGGATACGATAAAGAAAATGGGGCTGCCTCTCCAACGAATGATGCCTTATATGCGGGTCATGTGATCCATTATATGTATCAGGATTGGTACAACACCAATGCCTTAAGCAACGCGGATGGCTCGCCGATGAAATTGGTTATGCGGGTTCATTACGGTGAAGGTTATGAAAATGCCTATTGGGATGGCCAGCAGATGACTTTTGGAGATGGTGATACGATGATGTATCCATTGGTATCTCTGGGGGTAGCTGCTCATGAAATCAGCCATGGGTTTACCGAACAGCATTCCAATCTCGAATATTATGGCCAGTCAGGAGGTATGAATGAAGCATTCTCTGATATGGCAGCTCAAGCAGCTGAATATTATTCTGTAAATAAAAGCACCTGGCAAATTGGTGGCGAGATCATGAAAGAAGACAGCGGCTATGATGCATTACGTTATATGGATTTGCCAAGCCGAGATGGTGAGTCTATTGATACTGCTGACGAATATTATGGTGGTCTGGATGTTCATTATTCCAGTGGGGTATACAACCATCTATTCTACATTATGGCAAATCAACCCAGTTGGAATACTCGTTTAGCTTTCGATGTTATGGTTAAAGCCAACATGGATTACTGGACACCTTATTCAAACTTTGATGAAGGCGGTGAGGGTCTGGTTAGTGCTATTAATGATTTGGTGGCAGCTGATCCAAACCATGTGAGATATCCTGCAACTGCAGTATGTGATGTTAAAAAGTCATTAAATGAAGTTAAAATCGTAACCAATATGGACGGTTGTACTTCAAACTAA